The Leishmania braziliensis MHOM/BR/75/M2904 complete genome, chromosome 25 genome includes a region encoding these proteins:
- a CDS encoding putative ATPase beta subunit: MLSRVQSAVIRRATGVRAASAAAASVSKPAEHKGRVGYVSQVIGAVVDVHFMEGVPPVLTALDVTEDLGRDEPLTLEIVQHLDANTGRCIAMQTTDLLKLKSKVVSTGGNISVPVGRETLGRIFNVLGDAIDHRGPVCEKMRMAIHAEAPKLADQAAEDTILTTGIKVIDLILPYCKGGKIGLFGGAGVGKTVIIMELINNVAKGHGGFSVFAGVGERTREGTDLYLEMMQSKVIDLKGESKCVLVYGQMNEPPGARARVAQSALTMAEYFRDVEGQNVLLFIDNIFRFTQANSEVSALLGRIPAAVGYQPTLAEDLGMLQERITSTTKGSITSVQAVYVPADDITDPAPATTFSHLDATTVLDRAVAESGIYPAVNPLECASRIMDPDVIDVDHYNVAQDIVQMLTKYKELQDIIAVLGIDELSEEDKVVVDRARKVTRFLSQPFQVAEVFTGMTGHYVQLSDTVESFSGLLMGSYDQIPEMAFYMVGGIKSVLEKAKAMAEEAAAMEKQRRARQASSTSDSQ, from the coding sequence ATGTTGTCTCGTGTGCAGTCTGCGGTGATCCGCCGCGCCACTGGGGTgcgcgctgcgtcggcggcggcggcctctgTTTCGAAGCCTGCGGAGCACAAGGGCCGCGTCGGCTACGTGTCGCAGGTCATTGGTGCCGTGGTGGACGTGCACTTCatggagggcgtgccgccgGTGCTGACGGCGCTGGACGTGACGGAGGACCTCGGCCGCGATGAGCCGCTGACGCTGGAGATCGTGCAGCACTTGGATGCGAACACCGGCCGCTGCATTGCGATGCAGACGACGGACCTGCTGAAGCTGAAGTCGAAGGTTGTGTCGACCGGCGGCAACATCTCCGTGCCGGTGGGCCGCGAGACGCTGGGCCGCATCTTCAACGTGCTGGGCGACGCGATTGACCACCGCGGCCCCGTGTGCGAGAAGATGCGCATGGCGATCCACGCCGAGGCGCCGAAGCTGGCGGACCAGGCTGCGGAGGACACGATCCTGACGACCGGCATCAAGGTGATCGACCTGATTCTGCCCTACTGCAAGGGCGGCAAGATCGGCCTGTTCGGCGGTGCCGGTGTGGGCAAGACTGTGATCATCATGGAGCTGATCAACAACGTCGCGAAGGGGCACGGCGGCTTCTCCGTGTTCGCTGGCGTTGGCGAGCGCACGCGCGAGGGCACTGACCTGTACCTGGAGATGATGCAGTCGAAGGTGATTGACCTGAAGGGCGAGTCGAAGTGCGTGCTTGTGTACGGGCAGATGAACGAGCCCCcgggcgcgcgcgcgcgcgttgcGCAGTCTGCGCTGACGATGGCCGAGTACTTCCGCGACGTGGAGGGCCAGAACGTGCTGCTGTTCATCGACAACATCTTCCGCTTCACGCAGGCGAACTCCGAGGtgtctgcgctgctgggccgCATCCCGGCCGCCGTGGGTTACCAGCCAACGCTTGCGGAGGATCTTGGcatgctgcaggagcgcattACGTCGACGACGAAGGGATCGATTACGTCTGTGCAGGCTGTGTACGTGCCTGCGGATGATATCACGGACCCCGCGCCCGCGACGACGTTCTCGCACCTGGACGCGACGACTGTGCTGGACCGTGCGGTGGCGGAGTCGGGCATCTACCCTGCCGTGAACCCGCTGGAGTGCGCGTCGCGCATCATGGACCCCGATGTGATCGACGTGGACCATTACAACGTTGCACAGGATATCGTCCAGATGCTGACCAAGTacaaggagctgcaggacatCATTGCGGTGCTTGGCATCGACgagctgagcgaggaggacaaggTCGTGGTGGACCGCGCGCGCAAGGTGACGCGGTTCCTGTCGCAGCCGTTCCAGGTTGCGGAGGTGTTCACCGGCATGACGGGCCACTACGTGCAGCTGAGCGACACGGTGGAGTCGTTCTCTGGCCTGCTGATGGGGTCGTACGACCAGATCCCGGAGATGGCGTTCTACATGGTTGGCGGCATCAAGTctgtgctggagaaggcgaaggcgatggcggaggaggctgcggcgatggagaagcagcgtCGCGCGCGCCAGGCCTCGAGCACCTCGGACTCGCAGTAG
- a CDS encoding ribosomal protein S25 — translation MPPKAGQTKKAKMEAANKGAKKTTKKWSKGQSREALQNAVMFDKETYDKLRSEVPKYKLITPSIISDRLKIAVSIAASGLKQLCREKLIRLVSCSSKTRVYTRIVQAAPAETAAAAPASE, via the coding sequence ATGCCGCCGAAGGCTGGTCAGACGAAGAAGGCCAAGATGGAGGCCGCCAACAAGGGCGCGAAGAAGACCACGAAGAAGTGGAGCAAGGGCCAGTCCCGTGAGGCTCTACAGAACGCCGTGATGTTCGACAAGGAGACGTACGACAAGCTCCGCAGCGAGGTGCCCAAGTACAAGCTCATCACCCCCTCGATCATCTCTGACCGCCTCAAGATCGCCGtctccatcgctgcctcTGGCCTCAAGCAGTTGTGCCGCGAAAAGCTCATCCGCCTGGTGTCGTGCTCCAGCAAGACCCGCGTGTACACGCGTATCGTGCAGGCTGCTCCGGCTGAgacggccgccgctgctccggCTTCCGAGTAA
- a CDS encoding modification methylase-like protein yields the protein MASPTSYPSSYPAGIFVVRSKQQLAPLVARLRATRRLKPGRNVTEFDGEHFAELAEAPGIRLPVSAPAMHGGGTVNRKEAQAGSANVEAACGLRGTLMYLRETTEAEAAEFEMSTQAGKRRGLSGSDGITIPLLTSFSTSKLHSTSMRAAGSGATSERCVIITACDSVQGEEFLSLLRVPYDERAGARWPPYMAVHVVGAFAEAELRELLSPGGSNGGSSTGTDGCGGNEWMESSVPVAYIRGIRRFHRVCCPVLAEMPSALAAMRRTALLQRHHRLAQCDEVASDSTCPPPSLQGATPLLAAAHLQPSSSPPVGLSQDSDAACAPLFTFSELFCGIGMFRSGLERVGGRAAFAVDFAPPAQIVYALNHRCLHDCPAALQLPNATLNGPREDTGGSLTPSSSSSSGTRLTAAASAVACQHAETEGSSLDATACSVPPLVGNITEIPNAFFPTHDVLTGGFPCQSFAKAGDAAGLHAEKGWLFYEVVRVVAATQPTAFLLENVDHLIEVEAGAQLAEILARLRHPTSSLAAPTVEDVAVEYEVQYVVVDGGALTPQTRKRVYFFGFKVASALVPVREASLGYSLSPFTLPRADDGEARATAARVITDALQRIKVASLDSPYRSVQELLVHPSTVNASRLAPQSRSMRDEPTGTSGGAKSPSPSSAHSDLQLTHAQWEAVRRSRTYRQNPLWRLCDLQGRARTLLGSYRTSYQLYSEFVPSSPELTQDEVAAMLLEGMSLRPGGDAADARAGGPEGSAMPAPAPPPLRFFALRECARLQGIEDGFLLPHDTTQIPSSADAGAIPAAVLRQVPSGAVYKLIGNAVNPRVVACLGGAIASYLQERRC from the coding sequence ATGGCGTCCCCGACATCCTACCCGTCTTCGTACCCGGCTGGCATCTTTGTGGTCCGCTCCAAACAACAACTGGCGCCTCTtgtggcgcggctgcgcgcgACCCGACGGCTAAAGCCAGGGCGTAATGTGACTGAGTTTGACGGCGAGCACTTTGCTGAGTTGGCGGAGGCGCCGGGGATCAGGCTACCGGTGAGCGCGCCTGCAATGCATGGGGGTGGCACAGTCAACAGAAAAGAAGCTCAGGCAGGCAGCGCTAAtgtggaggcggcgtgcGGCCTGAGGGGGACGTTGATGTATCTTCGTGAGACAACCGAGGCCGAAGCAGCGGAGTTTGAGATGTCCACTCAagcagggaagaggaggggactTTCTGGCAGCGATGGCATCACTATACCTCTGCTCACAAGCTTCTCCACGTCCAAGCTGCATTCGACGAGTATGCGCGCAGCTGGCTCAGGGGCGACGAGTGAACGGTGTGTGATTATCACAGCGTGCGACTCTGTCCAAGGTGAGGAGTTCctttcgctgctgcgcgtccCTTATGATGAACGTGCAGGGGCACGATGGCCACCGTACATGGCGGTACACGTAGTCGGCGCGTTTGCGGAGGCAGAGCTTCGCGAACTTCTCTCCCCGGGTGGATCGaatggcggcagcagcaccggaaCCGACGGTTGTGGCGGAAACGAGTGGATGGAATCCTCTGTGCCAGTGGCTTACATCCGGGGTATCCGGCGGTTTCACCGCGTGTGCTGCCCAGTGCTAGCAGAGATGCCATCTGCACTtgcagcgatgcggcgcacagcattgctgcagcgccatcatCGCCTCGCCCAATGTGATGAGGTTGCCAGCGACAGCACGTGTCCACCGCCATCACTGCAAGGGGCCACGCCATTGCTAGCAGCCGCCCACCTTCAACCCAGTAGTTCTCCACCGGTTGGTCTCTCTCAAGACTCCGACGCCGCCTGCGCGCCGTTATTCACCTTCTCCGAGTTGTTTTGCGGCATCGGCATGTTCCGCAGTGGTCTGGAGCGTGTCGGTGGTCGTGCTGCTTTCGCTGTCGATTTtgcgcctcctgcgcagATCGTCTACGCACTCAACCACCGCTGTTTGCACGATTGCccagccgcgctgcagctgcctaACGCGACGCTGAACGGTCCCCGAGAGGACACCGGAGGCTCACTCACTCcaagcagcagtagcagcagcgggacTAGATTGACGGCTGCCGCTTCCGCAGTAGCTTGCCAACATGCCGAGACAGAGGGAAGCTCTCTTGATGCCACTGCGTGTTCTGTGCCGCCCCTCGTCGGCAATATCACCGAGATTCCTAACGCCTTCTTTCCCACGCACGACGTGCTCACCGGCGGCTTTCCATGCCAGAGCTTCGCGAAGGctggcgacgctgcagggTTGCACGCAGAGAAGGGGTGGTTGTTCTATGAGGTGGTGCGGGTGGTGGCCGCCACTCAGCCGACAGCGTTCTTGCTGGAGAATGTGGATCATCTTATCGAGGTCGAGGCTGGCGCGCAGCTCGCTGAGATCCTTGCCCGACTCCGCCACCCGACGTCGTCCTTGGCCGCGCCAACCGTTGAGGATGTCGCCGTGGAGTACGAAGTGCAGTACGtggtcgtggatggcggtGCCCTAACACCGCAGACACGCAAACGGGTGTACTTCTTCGGTTTCAAGGTTGCCTCAGCTCTGGTGCCGGTCCGTGAGGCATCCCTTGGCtattccctctctccgttcACCCTGCCTCGTGCTGACGATGGGGAGGCACGCGCAACTGCCGCCCGAGTGATCACTGATGCCCTTCAGCGAATCAAGGTGGCTTCTCTTGACTCCCCATACCGCAGTGTCCAGGAGTTGCTCGTGCACCCCTCCACTGTTAACGCGTCGCGCTTAGCACCACAAAGTCGCTCAATGCGGGATGAGCCAACTGGCACGTCAGGCGGGGCGAAGAGTCCTTCCCCAAGCTCAGCACACAGCGACCTTCAGCTGACCCACGCACAATGGGAGGCCGTACGGCGCAGTCGCACGTACCGGCAGAACCCGCTGTGGAGGCTGTGTGACCTGCAGGGGCGGGCTCGCACCCTGCTGGGCAGCTACCGCACGAGTTATCAGCTCTACTCAGAGTTTGTGCCTTCATCACCAGAGCTGACTCAGGATGAGGTCGCTGCGATGCTACTGGAGGGGATGTCGCTGAGGCCAGGGGGTGACGCCGCTGATGCACGCGCTGGCGGTCCAGAGGGGTCGGCAATGCCGgctccagcgcctccaccactACGTTTCTTTGCGTTACGCGAGTGCGCGCGCTTGCAAGGAATCGAGGAtggttttcttcttccccacGACACAACACAGATCCCGTCAAGCGCTGATGCTGGTGCTATTCCTGCCGCAGTGCTCCGCCAGGTACCCTCCGGTGCCGTGTACAAGCTGATCGGCAATGCAGTCAACCCACGAGTTGTGGCATGCTTGGGCGGCGCCATCGCATCCTACCTGCAAGAacgacgctgctga